In Coleofasciculus chthonoplastes PCC 7420, the following proteins share a genomic window:
- the ffh gene encoding signal recognition particle protein, with product MFDALAERLEDAWKKLRGQDKISQANIQDALKEVRRALLSADVNLQVVKKFVADVETTAMGADVIAGVRPDQQFIKIVYDELVQVMGESNVPLAKADTSPTIVLMAGLQGTGKTTATAKLALHLGKENRSCLMVATDVYRPAAIDQLVTLGEQINIPVFEMGTDTNPVEIACQGVAHAKETGVDTVIIDTAGRLQIDAEMMAELAQIKDNVKPDEVLLVVDAMTGQEAATLTHTFNQQIGITGAILTKLDGDTRGGAALSVRQVSGQPIKFVGVGEKVEALQPFYPDRMASRILGMGDVLTLVEKAQEEIDMADAAQMQEKMLNAQFDFSDFLKQMRLLKNMGSLGGLMKLMPGMGKLSSDQLEKGEGKLKQTEAMINSMTAEERRNPDLLAGSPSRRRRIARGSGHSEREVSSLISEFTKMRSLMKQMGQGQMGGLPGMGGMGGMGGMGDMFGGGMGNRASQGWRGSGPTKKKKKAKKKKGFGQL from the coding sequence ATGTTTGATGCTCTCGCCGAACGCTTAGAAGACGCCTGGAAGAAACTACGCGGTCAAGACAAGATATCTCAAGCCAATATTCAAGACGCCCTGAAAGAGGTGCGTCGGGCTTTGCTGTCGGCAGATGTGAACCTGCAAGTTGTCAAAAAATTTGTTGCTGATGTTGAAACGACGGCAATGGGCGCTGATGTTATCGCTGGCGTCCGCCCTGACCAACAGTTTATCAAGATTGTCTACGATGAACTGGTGCAGGTGATGGGGGAAAGTAATGTCCCCTTGGCTAAGGCAGATACATCGCCCACTATCGTGCTGATGGCAGGGTTGCAGGGAACCGGGAAAACTACGGCGACGGCTAAGTTAGCCCTACACCTGGGGAAGGAAAACCGCAGTTGCTTGATGGTGGCGACGGACGTTTATCGCCCTGCGGCGATTGACCAGTTGGTGACGTTGGGTGAACAGATTAATATCCCTGTTTTTGAAATGGGGACGGATACTAACCCCGTAGAGATTGCCTGTCAGGGGGTTGCCCATGCTAAGGAAACGGGTGTTGATACTGTAATTATCGATACGGCGGGACGATTACAAATCGACGCCGAGATGATGGCGGAACTTGCCCAGATTAAGGACAATGTTAAACCCGACGAGGTGCTGCTGGTTGTTGACGCGATGACGGGTCAAGAGGCGGCAACCCTAACCCATACGTTTAATCAACAAATTGGGATTACAGGGGCAATTCTGACCAAGCTGGATGGCGATACCAGAGGGGGTGCAGCCTTGTCTGTGCGCCAGGTATCGGGTCAGCCGATTAAATTTGTCGGTGTGGGTGAAAAGGTAGAGGCACTACAGCCATTTTATCCCGATCGCATGGCATCCCGGATTCTGGGTATGGGCGATGTGCTGACGCTGGTGGAAAAAGCCCAAGAAGAAATTGACATGGCTGACGCCGCCCAGATGCAGGAGAAAATGCTCAATGCTCAGTTTGACTTCAGCGATTTCTTGAAGCAAATGCGGCTGTTGAAAAATATGGGTTCCCTGGGTGGGTTGATGAAGCTGATGCCAGGAATGGGTAAGCTGAGTTCGGATCAACTGGAAAAAGGGGAAGGTAAGCTCAAGCAAACGGAAGCGATGATTAATTCGATGACGGCTGAGGAACGCCGCAATCCGGATTTGCTGGCTGGTTCTCCCAGTCGCCGCCGCCGTATTGCCAGGGGTTCAGGGCATAGTGAGCGTGAGGTGAGCAGTCTAATTAGTGAGTTTACCAAGATGCGATCGCTGATGAAGCAGATGGGTCAAGGTCAAATGGGCGGACTTCCCGGAATGGGCGGAATGGGCGGAATGGGTGGTATGGGTGATATGTTTGGTGGCGGGATGGGCAATCGTGCCTCACAGGGTTGGCGCGGTAGCGGTCCGACAAAGAAGAAGAAAAAGGCGAAGAAGAAGAAGGGGTTTGGTCAGCTTTGA
- a CDS encoding nucleoside hydrolase: MSKPLVLMDQDGGVDDYLATVLLMTMDHIQPLGIVVTPADCYIQPAVNATRKILDLIGCSHIPVAESTVRGINPFPPLYRRDAFIVDHLPILNQNDTIQTPLLTETGQEFIVRSLQTADQPVTLMVTGPLTTVATALNLAPDIAAKIEQIVWMGGAIHVPGNVEKSLEPGQDGSAEWNAYWDPLAVHQIWQTQIPIVLCPLDLTNTVPVTSEFVYKLGKQRHHPISDLAGQCYALVIPQDYYFWDVLATTYLAHPEFFTWQDWETTVIPQGSSQGRIQVEAGGKRIRVLDTVDKTEYYSYLLHQWAR; this comes from the coding sequence GTGTCCAAACCTCTCGTCCTCATGGATCAGGATGGCGGTGTCGATGATTATTTGGCAACCGTCTTGCTGATGACAATGGATCACATCCAACCTTTGGGTATCGTTGTCACTCCGGCTGATTGCTATATTCAACCCGCCGTTAACGCCACGCGCAAAATTTTAGACCTAATCGGATGTTCTCATATCCCCGTTGCTGAAAGTACGGTACGCGGGATTAATCCCTTTCCCCCCCTTTACCGCCGGGATGCGTTTATCGTGGATCATCTGCCAATTCTTAACCAGAATGACACCATTCAAACCCCCCTGCTAACCGAAACCGGTCAAGAGTTTATCGTGCGATCGCTGCAAACGGCTGACCAACCTGTTACCCTGATGGTGACAGGACCCCTCACCACTGTCGCCACCGCCTTAAACCTTGCCCCTGATATCGCAGCGAAGATTGAACAAATCGTCTGGATGGGGGGTGCAATTCACGTTCCAGGGAACGTCGAAAAAAGCCTGGAACCTGGACAAGATGGTTCAGCCGAATGGAACGCCTACTGGGACCCCCTCGCCGTGCATCAAATTTGGCAAACTCAGATTCCGATTGTCCTTTGTCCCCTTGACTTGACCAATACCGTCCCGGTTACCTCTGAGTTTGTTTACAAATTGGGGAAACAGCGTCACCATCCCATTTCCGATTTGGCGGGTCAATGTTACGCCTTAGTAATTCCCCAAGACTATTATTTCTGGGATGTTCTCGCCACCACCTATCTGGCTCATCCCGAGTTCTTTACCTGGCAAGATTGGGAAACCACTGTGATTCCTCAGGGTTCCAGTCAAGGTCGTATCCAAGTCGAAGCGGGAGGAAAACGGATTCGGGTGCTGGATACCGTCGATAAGACAGAATACTACTCCTATCTCTTACATCAGTGGGCAAGGTAA
- a CDS encoding ArnT family glycosyltransferase: protein MAKRRLNFTNNHWLIGFFLAAFFLGSISLGNVPLRDWDEGTRALIAREIYRTGNWLHPTLQGEPYLLKPPLMDWLIALSYKFWGIGEFTTRLPGAFLSACSVPLLYLLGRDVFAQRLPAILAASVYLTLLPVVRHGRLAMLDGTVVLFFLLLLLCLLKARQDKRWAVGIVISLGLITLTKGILVILLGAIAFGFLLADRQWTQLKSPYFWLGILLGSTPAIAWYAVQWQYYGETFWQVHFQAQGLNRISESVEGNKGAPWYYLLELLKYSFPWFLFWLGGLGLAWHHRQRSWGKLVLIGTIGYLGAISLMGTKLPWYIMPFYPFFALAVGMYLAQLWQKSKHYPQVLVWLLGLMAVAGVGGCVYFILADPQPVLIIMGVVVALTMGLAAWQVYQYNRQFIPILLGGTYLALLLLMMSTSWVWELNEAFAVKPVAQLIQEHTPPDTVIYTSFGYRRPSLDFYSDRQVIPADTTALKQLASTSAYLLVDESTLAGLPIRDRVILGSSEGFTLIAILD from the coding sequence ATGGCAAAACGACGACTGAATTTCACTAACAACCATTGGCTAATCGGTTTTTTCTTAGCCGCCTTTTTCCTGGGAAGTATTTCTCTAGGAAATGTACCGCTGCGAGATTGGGATGAAGGGACTCGCGCCCTGATTGCTAGAGAGATTTACCGCACCGGGAACTGGCTTCATCCGACACTTCAGGGGGAACCCTATCTACTCAAACCCCCGTTAATGGATTGGTTAATTGCTCTGTCGTATAAATTTTGGGGAATTGGAGAATTCACCACCCGCCTACCGGGAGCATTTTTGTCCGCCTGTAGCGTTCCGCTACTCTATTTGTTGGGGCGAGACGTTTTTGCCCAACGTCTCCCGGCTATATTAGCGGCTAGCGTTTATTTGACATTGCTACCTGTGGTGCGTCATGGGCGTCTGGCGATGCTGGATGGTACGGTAGTGTTGTTTTTTCTGCTATTGCTACTGTGTCTGCTGAAAGCGCGTCAGGATAAGCGTTGGGCGGTTGGGATTGTGATTAGCCTGGGATTGATTACGTTAACTAAAGGGATTTTGGTGATCCTGTTGGGTGCGATCGCGTTTGGGTTTCTCTTGGCTGATAGACAATGGACGCAGTTAAAGAGTCCCTATTTTTGGCTAGGGATTCTCTTGGGGAGTACACCTGCGATCGCGTGGTATGCAGTTCAGTGGCAATATTATGGTGAAACCTTTTGGCAGGTGCATTTTCAGGCGCAGGGGTTGAACCGCATCTCGGAATCTGTGGAGGGAAATAAGGGTGCGCCTTGGTATTATTTGCTGGAATTACTCAAATACAGTTTTCCCTGGTTCCTGTTTTGGTTGGGCGGATTGGGGTTAGCTTGGCATCATCGTCAACGGAGTTGGGGCAAACTGGTACTGATTGGTACAATTGGCTATCTGGGGGCGATTTCCCTAATGGGAACCAAGTTGCCTTGGTACATTATGCCGTTCTATCCCTTTTTTGCCTTAGCTGTTGGTATGTATTTAGCACAGTTGTGGCAAAAAAGCAAGCATTATCCCCAAGTTTTAGTCTGGCTTTTGGGGCTAATGGCAGTTGCAGGGGTGGGGGGATGTGTTTACTTTATCCTGGCAGATCCGCAGCCTGTATTAATTATTATGGGCGTGGTTGTGGCGTTAACAATGGGTTTGGCGGCTTGGCAGGTTTACCAGTATAATCGCCAATTTATTCCGATTTTATTGGGCGGAACATACCTGGCGTTGTTGCTGTTGATGATGTCTACATCCTGGGTTTGGGAATTAAATGAAGCCTTTGCGGTGAAACCAGTCGCCCAGTTGATTCAGGAACACACGCCCCCAGACACGGTGATTTATACATCGTTTGGTTATCGGCGTCCCAGTTTAGATTTTTATAGCGATCGCCAAGTGATTCCGGCGGATACAACTGCGTTGAAACAGTTAGCGTCAACGTCGGCGTATTTACTGGTAGATGAGTCAACATTGGCAGGATTGCCGATTCGCGATCGCGTCATTCTTGGTAGTAGCGAAGGCTTCACCTTAATTGCAATTCTCGATTGA
- a CDS encoding quinone-dependent dihydroorotate dehydrogenase yields MTDIYQSAIRPILFSLVKADPEWAHEQTMHLLGWLDRTHESSSTPWLSSQLHQAFCLSDVRLEQTLWGLKFPNPLGLAAGFDKDGVAARIWRIFGFGFAELGTVTCHAQPGNPQPRLFRLLQDRAVLNRMGFNNRGAKALADRLGAIAHQPFEPIPVGINLGKSKVTPLEDAATDYLTSFRLLKPWGDYFVVNVSSPNTPGLRSLQDAEQLRIILETLQQDNQGQKPLLVKIAPDLEWEAIADVVMLAQTYQLAGIVATNTTIRRDILKTQVITTTGKPVTEEAGGISGAPLRERSTEVIRFIHQQTQGKLPIIGVGGIFTAEDAWEKLTAGASLIQVYTGLVYSGPWMARRIMQGLLRKLEQQGLSSITQVVKQAQASTE; encoded by the coding sequence ATGACTGATATTTACCAATCTGCCATTCGCCCCATTCTATTTTCGCTGGTGAAGGCAGATCCGGAGTGGGCGCACGAACAGACAATGCATTTGTTAGGTTGGCTAGATCGGACTCATGAATCCTCCTCAACTCCTTGGCTTTCCTCTCAATTGCACCAAGCCTTTTGCCTGAGCGATGTTCGCTTGGAACAAACTCTATGGGGACTGAAATTTCCTAATCCTCTCGGTTTAGCCGCCGGATTTGATAAAGATGGGGTAGCGGCTCGAATTTGGCGCATCTTTGGGTTTGGCTTTGCTGAACTGGGAACCGTTACCTGTCACGCCCAACCCGGAAACCCCCAACCCCGGTTGTTCCGTTTACTCCAAGATAGAGCTGTTCTCAACCGTATGGGGTTTAATAATCGAGGGGCGAAAGCCTTGGCAGATCGATTAGGAGCGATCGCGCATCAGCCGTTTGAGCCGATCCCTGTGGGGATCAATCTGGGTAAGTCTAAGGTAACACCCTTAGAAGATGCCGCTACTGACTATTTAACCAGTTTCCGCCTACTTAAGCCTTGGGGTGATTATTTTGTGGTTAATGTGAGTTCACCCAATACACCCGGATTGCGATCGCTACAAGATGCTGAACAACTGCGAATCATTTTGGAGACGTTGCAACAGGACAATCAAGGACAAAAGCCGCTTTTAGTCAAGATTGCACCGGATTTGGAGTGGGAGGCGATCGCGGATGTTGTGATGCTAGCTCAAACCTATCAGCTTGCGGGGATTGTGGCTACTAACACAACAATTCGCCGGGATATCCTGAAAACCCAAGTCATCACCACCACAGGCAAACCCGTAACTGAAGAAGCTGGCGGAATTAGTGGTGCGCCACTGCGGGAACGTTCGACAGAGGTGATTCGGTTTATTCACCAGCAAACCCAGGGGAAATTACCGATTATCGGTGTGGGGGGAATTTTTACCGCCGAGGATGCCTGGGAAAAGCTCACCGCCGGAGCCAGCTTGATTCAGGTGTACACGGGATTAGTCTACTCCGGACCCTGGATGGCACGGCGAATCATGCAGGGATTGTTAAGAAAGTTGGAACAACAAGGATTGAGTTCGATTACTCAGGTGGTGAAGCAGGCACAAGCCTCTACCGAGTGA